The Cicer arietinum cultivar CDC Frontier isolate Library 1 chromosome 1, Cicar.CDCFrontier_v2.0, whole genome shotgun sequence genome contains the following window.
tacaatgagtatatatataaaagaatagaattgtctagaattgtctaaaatacccttactactaatatataataatattatctaacatttAACATTTCCTATATGCTAAAACTCAGAGTTTTCTTCACTATCAGATTTTAAAGAACCCATTATTTCAAACCTAGAGAAAtcattttaaatcataaaaagaaactaaaatcgAATCTAGAACCCACATGCAAAATATGAAATTAGTTATAGAAAAGAACTCACGGTTTTCTAAGGAAATTCCTTTTCAATTTGAGCTAATTTGGAGAAGTTATCTTCTACTTCAACTCTCAATTTCTTCAGTCTTTGCTCCTTGCTCCAATTTCTTTTCGGTTATTCTTGGTTGTCCTCGACTTCACCTTAGTACAACGTGGCTGATTACTAAAAAGATTGAAGGCTTGAAACATACATGCAAGGGGTCGGGGCAAGTATGAAAAACTGTAATGAGTTGTTGTATTTAAAAGATCTTTGggaatatatgaaaaaatggAGAATTGGAAGAGATTATGAAGATGGTGGCACCAAAAACGAAGGAAATGAACTCAAGAACGAGTTAATACCCGTGAGTTTCTAAGAAGGAGAGAGAGAAATGTGGCATGTCCTTCTCTAAAcaattgaataaattttaatattaccACTTCCCAGTTTCTACTTTAAACTTAAGTCAACTATAACTAAAATAGAGTATTATTCTCAAGAAGGTTGTTACATGaaataaaaagttgaaaaatagttattattacaactttataaaatattccCTCCAACCTCTAATATAAGAAAATTTTTGGTcccaattataaataaaaaaatacacgtTTCAATGTGTATTGTTAGAATTCTTTTTATATCCCTATTCAATGTGAGATTTATATTTACTAAAAATTCATTTAGTATGAATAAAACATTTAATGCCAAGGTATATTTAGAATaccatttaaattttatgtcaACTAACAAAGTCATTGGTCTTtgcaatttttgtaattttttcatatattgAGGACTAGAGAAGTAATTCTAAGTAGAAGCAATGAGACAAAAACGTTTGTATAATAAACGACTAAGGTAGGCACTCCTTGCACAGGTTAAGAATTATTGTTTTAAGAgagagtttaatttttatggtttgacaatgtaaaaaaaaattataattataattgtaaaaatattataattaaagtcaaatatttttaatgagttAATGGATATaattaaagtcaaatatttttaatgagttAATGGTTATGATTTACTATATACTAACATTAcatataaaatagattttgcaaggcaatctttaaaaaatttgcttttgtgttgataaaaaataaattttctaatgTAGTATATGATACTTTTAAAAAAGACATaataagtataattaaaaaatgttttatttcagCATATAAACAATAATGACAACTCAAATAATTATCAAACATGGACtacactaaaaataaaaaaaaaaaatataaaactaatttttatatatttttagggagttcattttcatgttaaaaattctaattgtgtccaacatatataattttttgacaggaatccaaaaatataaatttttatattagaaCATTTTCATTACTTATTTGTATTATTACTATACACAATGTTAATAATGTAAGACATCTACactattacaataaaataagataGATTAATAAAGTGGATTAGGTCTAACGGAACAGGCTTAAATTCCTTCAACATGATTAACTTGGGTTGGATCTCCGCTATGTGAGGTACacataattgaattatattttcgatattatataaattaataaataaatactataaaaaaaatattaaaataatttatttaaataaaaaaacaaatgttagagtttttttattttttgcttcTTCTCTGGGGTTTAAACCTAATCCTTTTACTTCTTCATTTAGTCAACCCACAACTCAAATCAGTTGAGTATTCATCCCtcatattaaattgttttatttatccattacatgtttttatttattaaatttacataCTTTTATTCAAACTGTCAATTAATTGattgtgtatttttttcttcttagaaTAGATGATAAATTTTACCATAATTAATTTACGCAACTGTAAGGTCCGAATTCAAACTCGACACAAGATattcaatctaataatattaaaatttatcggATTAATTGATTGTGTATTTCATCCAGGTGTATTTGcctaaaaaaacatttaatcttccaatatttatttattttgttgctgtttaatgtaattaatgtgtcatttaaaaaaccatAACTAAAAGAGAAGAACAATAGAattgtgtatattttttattcaaatacattctttttttttttttaattttatctttcatCTTTCCATCGGAAATAATCCTattcgattttttttaattatgagaAAAAGTTTATCtagttatgtattgatttttttagGAGCAATTTctatatttcaatttcattttataataataaaaaacatatagttttgaatttttttaatatttaatagttagctatttttttaagaacaaatatttagtttttaaatattataaatttaaattaataccATTGTTCAGTTTTTGTCAATATCttatattttgtatattattatttaggtccaataaattttttaaattatttattttccatgggacaaatttaaaaataactcatAATTGTCTCTAATGAGGGAGTCTTTAATgataattacattaaaattaaaaatggaaCTTCAAAATCTAATCGTTTAACATTTATTGCTTTTATTGCTCATtggtatataatttaaattaatgtgtcattatttaaaaaacaataaaatgaagattataTAATAGTGTGCAATGTACTTTttattgaactttttttttttctcatttgtttTGATTGTAATAAATTGTTGAATAACAAAagattataaataatttgtagATTATAGACTCTGTCCAAAAAAATCGTAGATTATAGATGTAACTTGTGTGTCATGTTATTTTCTATGTTACATATTATAATGTGATAACttgtatcaaatttttaaagTGTAATAACAAAACAACTTTGTATATAACGATAGAAGAAAATGACtttctaatatatattttttacaaatattgtaATTCTGCAAAAAAACAAACTTGTAAATTTGAAGTACTACATGTGTAGTGATCAAGAAAATTATCAAGTTTATTGCATATATTACGGTTGAAATAAGCATGAGAAATAGCCACATCTCACATAAGATTCAATGATCATATTAAACATGAGCAAGAGTCTTTGTGAAATGTTGTTTACTAATTTTGTGCTTCAAAATGGATTATGTTTAACATTTTAgagagtaaaaatatatttaacgaAGACTCCGTTAATGTTATCTACACATTGTGCATACAACTTAAtttatcttcaataaaataaatttatctgaaggaaaaattatataataaataaatcatttatgagatttaaaaatgaatagatgaaaacaataacaacaaagaggaaattgaaaaaaaaaagtgaactGCATCAGACATAGAAATGTAgatcaaataagaaatagagaagattaaaaaaagtttataaaagaatcaaataataaaaaataaaaagatataaacTCTACTGGAATGATAGAAGTGAGCAGATTCATTTTATGTACTTTACAAATTGAAATGTTAAGCTTGAACCATTTAGTTTATATCTCccataatttaaaatgagtttCAATGTAATCCATTATCTCATTTTAATggatattattaatgtaatattattatttttgactaAAGATAATactaatttttgaatttgacatttttttaaaatatatatcattccCAGCCGAAgacattaaaacaaaaaacatgcattaattaaatatttggatACTTAATTATTATAAGGAGACTGTTTTTTTTAGAGAAACATATGGCTGTTAGGAAATATTGAGATGTTGCCATGTTGGCAAGGAGAGCTTAAAATGATTAGGATTTCAAATtcgttaaaataaataaaaaagaaaattataaaaatattttagagagaataaattaaaaatgaaaaatgagaaACAACTATTTCCAACCACATCttacatataaatttattaagattGGTATTTCTAGAGAGCTACAAAATCAGTTCAATGATCAATTCATCGCCTCCATCCCAAAACTCTACTTATGATTAACatctaattttatatgaatacaaattgaaatttaaacCAAACAATGTATATCtcctaaaatttaaaaaggatTTCATATAATTGATTCTCttcatttaataatatattactgTGTAATATATTACagaaaaaatgatatattactGTGTAAAATATgcactattaatatttttaatatgaaaaaaaaaatatgaactacattttaaagtttaaaaagtAATATGGTGTTTTTCATTGATAAAATGTATTGTTACAAAACATTTAGAGTGTGTCATGTTGGCAAGGTGAGTCTAGAATGATCCTTTAGAATTTATGCATTTATTACGAGGCTTGTTGTTAAACTTAGACAAGGATATGAAAAGGGCGTTCCAAATTATAGTAGTGTGTTTATGTGACAAGTGTACATCAAtaggttttttatttattaaatgaacaaaatatttaaagtaaattataataGTAAATAGATATAATTAATAGACTAAGCAGTTTACATAACAACCCCTAGACTAACTCAAGAGTCTAAGACAAGTCTTCAAATATCATTTAATGTGTCTTCAATTCAACAATGTGGATAATGAATGGCCTTCTTTCCCAATCAAAACAAATCTGGAATTCCTCAGTTTAAGCCAGTTTTCTACCAAAAAACCCCAAGAAACAATCATGTTTTCAATCTTGATACCATGGCATGCAATATAACTTCACATTAGAAGTAAGGTACTGAACTTttgaatttcttaaaattttaagtctGTCTATGAATTCCTCCTTCAAGGACTTGTAATTCTTTTGTTAACTTAGTTGGTAGATAACGATATTGTAAAATTGAATTACTTGGATTTTGGATTCTTACAGTTCTAAAGTTCACGTACATTCACGAGTGCATTGGTGTATGTCTGATCAAATAGTCTAAATATtactgattttaattttaattatataaattagaaCACTTAGTTTAAATATGAACTATTCGGTCTTAATTGAGCGGTTACCGAGATTCCAAATGCATAAATGTGATCACCAAATAGTTGAAAAACTCAAACATCTACCACTTGTGTCACACTATGTTGCTGTTAATTATTATATGATAGTCTTCCATCGATTTATTAAACTTAAGTCGATTGGAAGTTTGAAACCTTGATGGGTCCTAAAATATTCATCTTGTGATAAATAATATTAGACATTAAATGATAAATGTGATTGATAAGTGAAATTATTGCAACTCTTTGGGAAAAAGTATGGTTTGATACTCTTTGGGAACTATTGCATTAGTATTTCATCTTTACTTCTTACAGTTCCAAGCTATATTGCTCAGCTTATAGATtatgaaatgaaaaaataatccTATTTTAGtcaaacacacaaaaaatgtAAGCTACCTTGGTGGAAACCATACATCAAGAATTCAATAATCAAGCTTACAATACAAGAGAAACTAAATCCTGAAACCAAGGACTGGTCACATCTATTTTATACAAGCAAAACCTATAATACCTTTACATGataataatgaatgaaaaaatagttaataCATTTAAAGGACTCCAAAAAACCACAGAAATACAATAATCCCTACTAGTTAGCTAGTAGTAGTAATGttattatatgaaattttaaatataactgAAAGTGGAATGTTAACAACATGACCCTGATTACCAAAAAGTCCAATCCTCCCAAAGCTAGCAACAGAACTATTAATTGTAGCATTCAAGATCACAGACAATAATTGTTTCTCACCATTTGCAATGGAAAAGTGAGTTGGAGTTACTTTCATTGAAACACCAAAAGGAGCACTCCAACCAACACTGTAAGTTTCATTTCCAGCAGCAATGTTTTGAACTGTCCTTTGCACAATTCTAGATTGGTTTAGCTTTGATAGAGTTATTGATGGTAAGTTTAGATCAGGACCATTTAAAGTGGTGTTATATAGCAAACAATTTTGGCCAGTGTAGTTTAGTACCACGGGAGCTGAACCGTTGATGCCGCATAAAAATGACATGTAATCATCATAACCtacaaaagaaagaaacataTATATTCACTTCCATACACACGTTCATATCAATCaatataaataacatttatatagTTAGGTAGAAATTGGGTAGCTTCATGTGAGAAATGTTACAATTGAATAAATTATCAACTCATTCATTCTATGATTGCACAATTTGGCAATCAGAATAAACTTCACAATTTCAAATTTACTAACATTTAGGAGTCcgtttatgttcaatttttacttTAATGTCAGTCGTTGGAATGAcatttggaatttggtgatgatttttttttaattgtgataaaaaGATGGAAGCTAACTAGCGAGAATGTATTTCCGAAAACctgaaaacaatgttttgacatttttcagaattttcaaaaatattcaatctATTTTATTAGTGGAAATGCAAGTAAATGGGTCCTTAGTTTTGAAGAAACATTCCTGTTATTAGTTTTATAGGAAACAGAACATAAAGAAGTAAAAGGCATAGATATGTTTGTAGGACAAATCACAAAATAGAAATGTGTTTGCAAGATTTTGACACATGtaggaaaaaatattaaatttatgtgACTTAAGTTTCTTCTATTGTAACCTTATGTTCATATGAAATGCAATTACTGAAACGCTTGAGTGACTTACTGGAATCAAAGACCAAACCCGGATTCAATGCTGCAGTTGCATTCACAAAACCACTTCCCATGTCAAAAGGAGTAGCCGGAGTTTGGCTTAGATCTGGAAAAGCATACGATCGCTGAGCCATTATCAGTCCACCACTCTTGTCATTCTGAGAAGCAGTAGTAGAAAGTGCAGAACCAATGGCTGCAGGACTGAAATTCGGGAACTTCTGCTTAATAAGCGCAGCAAGACCTGCAATATGTGGTGCAGCCATACTTGTGCCAGACATCATCGCAAAATTCTCTCCTGATGGCAATGCAAATAAAACATTtacattttatattatcaacatacaaaaaaaaaaatcatagacTGTTATTTATAAAGAATGttattatgtttaaaatatgttaGGTACCAAAATAACTCCTTAAACATGGCTATGTTTTTCctgataaaaaaagtttatgtaGTGAATATGAGAAGTGTTCGGTGTCGTGTCGGCATCCAGTGTTGGACACCGGACACATCTTTTATCAGAAGTGTCGATGCTACATAATTTACATACCTAGAAATTCAACTGAGTCAGTGCCAAGAGAACTCCAAGCTGCCCAAATAAAATTTCCAGGAGCTAACAAGTTAGGTTTCAAAATGTCTGCTTGGCGAGGCAGACTGTCCTCTGGATCCGGTCCTCGGGCAGAGTAATACATAACCTTTGGGGCAGTGTTGTTGTAGTTTGCTTTTAGTCCACCACAGATTGCGGCAACAGCCCCAAATTTAACAACTTTCTTCGAAACTGCGTCTATTTCCAATGAAGAATTGTAGTATTGCATTAAAATCTGACAagttgaaacaaaaataaaaccgTCAGCGGATCATTCCTCGCatgaaagagagaaagagaagttAACACACTGACCAAATCCATGtgttaaaaataagaaaatatatctttattattatattagagtatcttagtTTAGTATCAAGTCATCATGATAATAACTAAGGAATATGAAAACTAATCCTAGAAGATAATCAAATATATTCTAAGATTAGAACTAGATTTTACGAAATAAACTAAGATACTCAAACATAATATCAAGATATTCTAATATTACTATCTTATATTCTAACACCATGTTAAATAGATATCCTTACATGTATGAATTAAGTACATCAAAGATaagttatatattataaaataaattatcaagaaataaaaaagtatcATGCAACTCATGTACATAGTTGTTCATATATAAGAGGGACAATAAGGGAGATTGCACCTTTGAGTCATTTGTAGATGGAATTATTATGCTAGGCATTTTGATAGCAACTGGGTTAAGCTGAAAACCAATCACATAAGGATCCATATAGAAGACAACACCAACTGCACTAAGGTTCTTGGCTGTTTCTGATGCTCGTTTGATAGTTGAAATTCCCAGAACAAATCGAATTGAATAGCTGCAGATCAAAAGGTTCCCCTGGATCAAATCTTTATTGtacttgcatgcatcttggcACTCGCCAACGTACATATCATCAACAACCGATGTGTCGTTGTTCAAAGCATCGTGTGCATGAATTAGTTTGTAAAGTTTGTTTTGGTCTGTACCAGctgattaaaataatacaaaaaaatacaaataaaaataacaaaattggtCATTAATCAGTCCAAATAGATATACTGATTACGGAATAAATAATAATtgcatataaaaaataagataatttatgtttttgattCCTTTAATATGGTCACTTTCTTTTTTTAGtccctccaattttttttaaatttcatccctataattcaaaattttcactGCTTTAGTCCCTAACCTCGTCTTTCAATCCAAGTTAGATGATGTGGCAAACAGAAAGCTACGTGGCATGCTGACATGACATGCCATGTGAAATTTTGGGGCCACATAACACTGAGTTGCAGCACCATCAGTGCAATGGGTGGCAGTAACATGGTAGGGAAGAAAACCAAAATTATACATATTTACAGGgatcaaaagagaaaaaaaaaaatactataaattacAGTTACAGGAgttaaaaaggaaaagaaacaaaaagaaatCATTTCAATTTCCAAATTTAACTACTGCATACTGTAAATTTCAGTTTCCAAAAGGATTAACTATATATTGATTTGGCactgaattttatatttaaagagaattaaatataattcaactaCTTTGTAACCAAAAGAGGTGATTCAATCATCCAAAATACCCATCATTCCCCCTCTCACA
Protein-coding sequences here:
- the LOC101504858 gene encoding subtilisin-like protease SBT2.2 — encoded protein: MGKIHLSHLMLFCLSMFVPCLCQQDDLDNVTTSVYVVTLKQAPTSHYYYGELTSLNESGFKHNASGTEKTQFQKPRYGNITKTDKRYGSYVTRVHDSLLKKVLKGEKYLKLYSYHYLINGFAVLVTQQQAERLSRSSEVSIVVLDFSVRTATTHTPQFLGLPQGAWSQDGGFETAGEGIVIGFVDTGIDPTHPSFGDNKSEHSYPVPDHFSGICEVTRDFPSGSCNRKLVGARHFAASAITRGIFNMSQDYASPFDGDGHGTHTASVAAGNHGIPVIVAGHHFGNASGMAPRSHIAVYKALYKSFGGFAADVVAAIDQAAQDGVDIISLSITPNRRPPGVATFFNPIDMALLSAVKAGIFVVQAAGNTGPSPMSMSSFSPWILTVGAASHDRQYSNSIFLGNNVTITGVGLAPGTDQNKLYKLIHAHDALNNDTSVVDDMYVGECQDACKYNKDLIQGNLLICSYSIRFVLGISTIKRASETAKNLSAVGVVFYMDPYVIGFQLNPVAIKMPSIIIPSTNDSKILMQYYNSSLEIDAVSKKVVKFGAVAAICGGLKANYNNTAPKVMYYSARGPDPEDSLPRQADILKPNLLAPGNFIWAAWSSLGTDSVEFLGENFAMMSGTSMAAPHIAGLAALIKQKFPNFSPAAIGSALSTTASQNDKSGGLIMAQRSYAFPDLSQTPATPFDMGSGFVNATAALNPGLVFDSSYDDYMSFLCGINGSAPVVLNYTGQNCLLYNTTLNGPDLNLPSITLSKLNQSRIVQRTVQNIAAGNETYSVGWSAPFGVSMKVTPTHFSIANGEKQLLSVILNATINSSVASFGRIGLFGNQGHVVNIPLSVIFKISYNNITTTS